From the Nitrobacter hamburgensis X14 genome, one window contains:
- the rpoC gene encoding DNA-directed RNA polymerase subunit beta', whose product MNQEVMNLFNPTTPAQVFDQIRISIASPEKILSWSYGEIKKPETINYRTFKPERDGLFCARIFGPIKDYECLCGKYKRMKYKGIICEKCSVEVTLSRVRRERMGHIELAAPVAHIWFLKSLPSRIGLLLDMTLKDLERILYFEYYVVLEPGLTALKDRQLLSEEEYLRAQDEYGQDSFTAMIGAEAIRELLKGLELERLEAELRAEMQATESDIKHKKLAKRLKIVEAFRFSGNKPEWMILTVVPVIPPDLRPLVPLDGGRFATSDLNDLYRRVINRNNRLKRLMELRAPDIIIRNEKRMLQEAVDALFDNGRRGRVITGANKRPLKSLADMLKGKQGRFRQNLLGKRVDYSGRSVIVVGPELKLHQCGLPKKMALELFKPFIYSRLDAKGLSTTVKQAKKLVEKERPEVWDILDEVIREHPVLLNRAPTLHRLGIQAFEPVLIEGKAIQLHPLVCAAFNADFDGDQMAVHVPLSLEAQLEARVLMMSTNNILHPANGQPIIVPSQDIVLGLYYLSIMREGLPGEGKVFGDMAELEHALHAKVIHLHTKIKYRWDHIGEDGKPVKRLIDTTAGRVMLGQVLPKSPKISFDAINKLMTKREISGVIDQVYRHCGQKETVIFCDRIMALGFYNAFKAGISFGKDDMVVPHSKWKIVDATRSMAKDFEQQYNDGLITHGEKYNKVVDAWSKATEEIAKEMMKEISAVKKNPKGGEAQINSIYMMAHSGARGSPAQMRQLAGMRGLMAKPSGEIIETPIISNFKEGLSVLEYFNSTHGARKGLADTALKTANSGYLTRRLVDVAQDCIITQDDCGTKLGIKMRAIVDSGTVVASLGSRILGRTACEDIREAATNKVLIKRNTLMEESHVDQISRAGIQEVKIRSALTCELVNGICGKCYGRDLARGTPVNHGEAVGVIAAQSIGEPGTQLTMRTFHIGGAAQLNEQSVIESNFDGKITIRNKAIARNGEGHLVAMVRNMVVAVADADGTERATHRIQYGARMHVDEGDLVKRGQRIAEWDPYSRPILTEVEGTIGFEDLVEGQSISETLDESTGIAKRIVIDWRSTRGGADLRPAIVIKGKDGKVLKLPRGGDARYMLSVDAILSVDVGAKVTPGDILARISTESAKTRDITGGLPRVAELFEARRPKDAAIIAEIAGTIRFGRDYKNKRRISIEPVDKDEEAREYLIPKGKHIHLQDGDIVEKGDFIVEGNPAPHDILAIKGIEELAAYLVNEIQEVYRLQGVLINDKHIEVIVRQMLQKVEVTDQGETDMISGEQIDKIEFDRLNVKAKEEGKKIATGTPVLLGITKASLQTRSFFSAASFQETTRVLTEAAVNGKVDPLEGLKENVIVGRLIPAGTGASMAKIREVAVKRDKLILDEREKQAAIVPSAPEAEPLALPPAE is encoded by the coding sequence ATGAACCAAGAAGTGATGAACTTATTCAATCCGACGACACCGGCTCAGGTCTTCGACCAGATCCGGATTTCGATCGCGTCGCCGGAGAAAATTCTGTCGTGGTCCTACGGCGAGATCAAAAAGCCGGAGACCATCAACTACCGCACGTTCAAACCGGAGCGCGACGGCCTGTTCTGCGCCCGCATCTTCGGGCCGATCAAGGATTACGAGTGCTTGTGCGGCAAGTACAAGCGCATGAAGTACAAGGGCATCATCTGCGAGAAGTGCTCGGTCGAGGTGACGCTGTCGCGCGTGCGCCGCGAGCGCATGGGCCATATCGAACTGGCCGCGCCGGTTGCCCATATCTGGTTTTTGAAGTCGCTGCCGTCCCGTATCGGCCTTTTGCTCGACATGACGCTGAAGGATCTCGAGCGGATTCTCTATTTCGAATACTACGTCGTTCTCGAGCCGGGTCTCACCGCGCTCAAGGACCGGCAGTTGCTGTCGGAAGAGGAATACCTTCGCGCGCAGGACGAGTACGGCCAGGACAGCTTTACCGCCATGATCGGCGCCGAAGCGATCCGCGAACTGCTGAAGGGGCTTGAACTCGAGAGGCTCGAGGCGGAACTGCGCGCCGAGATGCAGGCGACCGAGTCCGACATCAAGCACAAGAAGCTCGCCAAGCGCCTGAAGATCGTCGAGGCCTTCCGCTTCTCCGGCAACAAGCCGGAGTGGATGATCCTCACCGTGGTGCCGGTGATTCCGCCGGATCTGCGTCCGCTGGTGCCGCTCGATGGCGGTCGCTTCGCAACCTCCGACCTCAACGACCTATATCGCCGCGTCATCAACCGCAACAACCGCCTGAAGCGGCTGATGGAGCTGCGCGCGCCCGACATCATCATCCGCAACGAGAAGCGCATGCTTCAGGAAGCGGTCGATGCGCTGTTCGACAACGGCCGCCGCGGCCGCGTCATCACCGGCGCCAACAAGCGCCCGCTGAAGTCGCTCGCCGATATGCTGAAGGGTAAGCAGGGACGGTTCCGGCAGAACCTGCTCGGCAAGCGTGTCGACTATTCCGGCCGCTCGGTCATCGTCGTCGGTCCCGAACTGAAGCTGCACCAGTGCGGCCTGCCGAAGAAGATGGCGCTGGAGCTGTTCAAGCCGTTCATCTATTCGCGGCTCGATGCCAAGGGACTGTCCACGACGGTGAAGCAGGCGAAGAAGCTCGTTGAAAAGGAGCGTCCCGAGGTCTGGGATATTCTCGACGAGGTCATTCGCGAGCATCCGGTGCTGCTGAACCGCGCGCCGACCTTGCATCGCCTCGGCATCCAGGCGTTCGAGCCGGTGCTGATCGAGGGCAAGGCGATCCAGCTTCACCCGCTGGTCTGCGCCGCCTTCAACGCCGACTTCGACGGCGACCAGATGGCCGTGCACGTTCCGCTGTCGCTCGAGGCACAGCTCGAAGCGCGCGTGCTGATGATGTCGACCAACAACATCCTGCACCCGGCGAACGGCCAGCCGATCATCGTGCCCAGCCAGGACATCGTGCTCGGTCTCTACTACCTCTCGATCATGCGCGAGGGTCTGCCCGGCGAGGGCAAGGTGTTCGGCGACATGGCTGAGCTGGAGCATGCGCTTCACGCCAAGGTCATCCACCTCCACACCAAGATCAAGTATCGCTGGGATCACATCGGCGAGGATGGCAAGCCGGTCAAGCGCCTGATCGACACCACCGCCGGCCGCGTCATGCTCGGTCAAGTGCTGCCGAAGTCGCCGAAGATCTCGTTTGACGCCATCAATAAGCTGATGACCAAGCGCGAAATCTCCGGCGTGATCGATCAGGTCTATCGCCACTGCGGTCAGAAGGAGACCGTGATCTTCTGCGACCGGATCATGGCGCTCGGCTTCTACAACGCGTTCAAGGCTGGCATCTCGTTCGGCAAGGACGACATGGTGGTGCCGCACTCGAAGTGGAAGATCGTCGATGCCACGCGCTCGATGGCCAAGGATTTCGAGCAGCAGTACAACGACGGCTTGATCACCCACGGCGAGAAGTACAATAAGGTCGTCGACGCCTGGTCGAAGGCGACCGAGGAAATCGCCAAGGAGATGATGAAGGAAATCTCCGCCGTTAAGAAGAATCCGAAAGGCGGCGAGGCACAGATCAACTCGATCTACATGATGGCTCACTCCGGTGCGCGTGGTTCGCCGGCGCAGATGCGTCAGCTTGCCGGTATGCGCGGCCTGATGGCGAAGCCGTCGGGTGAAATCATCGAGACGCCGATCATCTCCAACTTCAAGGAAGGGCTGTCGGTTCTCGAATACTTCAACTCAACTCACGGCGCCCGCAAGGGTCTCGCGGACACCGCGTTGAAGACCGCAAACTCGGGCTACCTGACCCGCCGTCTGGTCGATGTCGCTCAGGACTGCATCATCACGCAGGATGACTGCGGCACCAAGCTCGGCATCAAGATGCGCGCCATCGTTGATTCCGGCACGGTCGTTGCGTCGCTGGGCTCGCGCATCCTTGGCCGCACCGCATGTGAGGACATCCGCGAGGCTGCGACCAACAAGGTGCTGATCAAGCGCAACACCTTGATGGAAGAAAGCCATGTCGATCAGATTTCACGGGCCGGCATCCAGGAGGTCAAGATCCGCTCGGCGCTGACCTGCGAGCTGGTCAACGGCATCTGCGGCAAGTGCTATGGCCGCGATCTGGCCCGCGGTACACCGGTCAATCACGGTGAGGCGGTCGGCGTCATCGCGGCGCAGTCGATCGGCGAGCCCGGCACGCAGCTTACGATGCGTACGTTCCACATCGGCGGCGCGGCGCAGCTCAACGAGCAGTCGGTGATCGAGTCGAACTTCGACGGCAAGATCACGATCAGGAACAAGGCGATCGCGAGAAACGGCGAAGGTCATCTGGTTGCGATGGTACGCAACATGGTGGTCGCGGTTGCCGACGCGGATGGCACCGAGCGTGCGACGCACCGCATCCAGTACGGCGCGCGCATGCACGTCGACGAAGGCGATTTGGTCAAGCGCGGCCAGCGCATCGCTGAGTGGGATCCGTACTCCCGGCCGATCCTGACCGAGGTGGAGGGCACCATCGGATTCGAAGACCTGGTCGAAGGTCAGTCGATCTCCGAAACGCTCGACGAATCCACCGGTATCGCCAAGCGCATCGTCATCGACTGGCGCTCGACGCGCGGTGGTGCGGATCTGCGCCCGGCCATCGTGATCAAGGGCAAGGACGGCAAGGTGCTGAAGCTGCCTCGTGGCGGCGACGCTCGCTACATGTTGTCGGTCGACGCCATTCTGTCGGTCGACGTCGGCGCCAAGGTGACGCCCGGCGATATCCTGGCGCGTATCTCGACCGAGAGCGCCAAGACCCGCGACATCACCGGCGGTCTGCCGCGGGTGGCCGAACTGTTCGAGGCCCGCAGGCCGAAGGACGCTGCCATCATCGCGGAAATCGCCGGCACCATCCGGTTCGGCCGCGACTACAAGAACAAGCGCCGCATCTCGATCGAGCCGGTCGACAAGGATGAGGAGGCCCGCGAGTACCTCATTCCGAAGGGCAAGCACATCCATCTGCAGGATGGCGACATCGTCGAGAAGGGTGACTTCATCGTCGAGGGCAATCCGGCGCCGCACGACATTCTGGCGATCAAGGGTATCGAGGAACTCGCTGCCTATCTGGTCAACGAAATCCAGGAAGTCTACCGGTTGCAGGGCGTGCTCATCAACGACAAGCACATTGAGGTGATTGTCCGTCAGATGCTTCAGAAGGTCGAGGTTACCGATCAGGGCGAGACCGACATGATCTCGGGCGAGCAGATCGACAAGATCGAGTTCGACCGGCTCAACGTCAAGGCCAAGGAGGAGGGCAAGAAGATCGCGACCGGAACGCCGGTCCTGCTCGGCATCACCAAGGCGAGCTTGCAGACCCGTTCGTTCTTCTCGGCGGCCTCGTTCCAGGAGACCACGCGCGTACTCACCGAAGCCGCCGTCAACGGCAAGGTGGACCCGCTCGAAGGTCTCAAGGAAAACGTCATCGTCGGCCGGTTGATCCCGGCAGGCACCGGCGCGTCGATGGCCAAGATCCGCGAAGTCGCGGTCAAGCGCGACAAGCTGATTCTCGACGAGCGCGAGAAGCAGGCGGCGATCGTGCCGTCGGCTCCGGAGGCCGAACCGCTGGCGCTTCCGCCGGCGGAGTAG